A region from the Flexibacter flexilis DSM 6793 genome encodes:
- a CDS encoding ABC transporter ATP-binding protein — protein MPIIQTINLEKIFKGAEEFKVLNDINISIETGEFVSIIGQSGSGKSTLLYVLSTLDTNYGGQILVNGTNLKSLNKNQLASFRNKEIGFVFQFHYLLPEFTVAENVSLPALKLGKYSQEEIRERALQKLDMLGLKVHADKKASQLSGGQQQRVAIARALINDPKILFGDEPTGNLDSQNSKMVFEIFQELKTNFKQTIVIVTHDNDIAAKTDRRITLKDGIVVSTN, from the coding sequence ATGCCAATTATTCAGACGATCAACCTCGAAAAAATTTTTAAAGGGGCAGAGGAGTTCAAAGTACTCAACGACATTAACATTAGCATCGAAACAGGCGAGTTTGTTTCCATTATTGGCCAATCAGGTAGCGGAAAATCTACGTTGTTGTACGTGCTTTCTACGTTGGATACCAATTACGGCGGCCAAATCCTCGTAAACGGAACTAATCTTAAATCATTGAATAAAAACCAGTTGGCTTCTTTTCGTAACAAAGAAATTGGCTTTGTTTTTCAATTTCATTATTTGCTTCCCGAATTTACGGTGGCCGAAAACGTTTCTTTGCCAGCCCTCAAGTTGGGCAAATACAGCCAAGAAGAGATTCGCGAACGTGCCTTGCAAAAGCTCGATATGCTCGGCCTGAAAGTCCACGCCGACAAAAAAGCCAGCCAACTTTCTGGCGGCCAGCAACAACGCGTAGCCATTGCGCGCGCGCTTATCAACGACCCTAAGATTTTGTTTGGCGACGAACCGACGGGGAACTTGGACTCGCAAAACAGCAAAATGGTATTTGAGATTTTTCAGGAATTAAAAACCAATTTCAAACAAACCATCGTCATCGTTACGCACGACAACGACATAGCAGCCAAAACAGACCGCCGCATCACACTCAAAGACGGCATCGTAGTGAGTACGAATTAG
- a CDS encoding long-chain-fatty-acid--CoA ligase: MTRIKKMPIAANAFKYPLLIKRLLDYSTKLEPTRQIHYQDKFAMDYFELNRRVRKLANVLYSLGLDGGQTVAILDYDSHRYLEGFFTIPMTGNIIHTLNWRLSPEQILYTINHAEDVVIITHADFVPLLNSFGDKIKTVKQIIVATDGAAMPENSLLPVAGEYEELLAAAPDQFEFDDFDEDAVATTFYTTGTTGNPKGVFFTHRQIVLHTFALATNFGYIDRSGRLSNSDVYMPLTPFFHVHAWGFPFLATMTCMKQVYVGKFEPAIALQLFIKHQPTFSHCVPTILQMLIGHPATAEMDLSSWKVIIGGSALPKALAKAAVERKIDILTGYGMSETCPVLTISYISPTEKNIEDVDWQVAARVRTGLPIPLADVRVIDEYGKEVTHDDEAVGEVVARTPWLTQGYYGEPEQSENLWHGGWLHTGDVATMNGSNFLKISDRLKDVIKTGGEWASSIDLENIIGQHQAVQEVAVVGLPDAQWGERPHAMIVLKKGFAATAEDIKFSMQQFVANGHINKWAIPDKVIFVEVLPKTSVGKIDKKVIRAIVQEHLAENV, from the coding sequence ATGACACGAATCAAAAAAATGCCTATCGCAGCAAATGCCTTTAAATATCCGTTACTAATCAAACGTTTGTTAGATTATTCTACCAAGCTCGAACCTACACGCCAAATCCATTACCAAGACAAATTTGCAATGGATTATTTTGAGCTAAATCGCCGCGTGCGCAAGCTGGCCAACGTTTTGTATAGTTTGGGACTTGATGGCGGCCAAACCGTTGCGATTCTGGATTATGATAGCCACCGTTATTTGGAAGGATTTTTTACAATTCCCATGACGGGCAACATTATTCATACGCTTAACTGGCGACTTTCTCCCGAACAAATTCTTTATACGATCAATCATGCCGAAGACGTCGTTATCATTACGCACGCCGACTTTGTGCCCTTGCTCAATAGTTTTGGGGATAAAATCAAGACCGTAAAACAAATTATTGTGGCCACCGACGGTGCAGCCATGCCCGAAAATTCATTATTGCCTGTGGCTGGCGAATACGAAGAACTGTTGGCGGCTGCTCCCGACCAATTTGAGTTTGACGACTTTGACGAAGATGCCGTAGCCACTACTTTTTATACCACAGGCACGACAGGCAACCCGAAAGGCGTGTTTTTTACGCATCGCCAAATTGTGCTGCATACTTTTGCACTGGCCACAAATTTTGGTTACATCGACCGTTCTGGTCGTTTGAGTAACTCGGATGTTTATATGCCACTTACGCCGTTTTTCCACGTTCACGCATGGGGATTTCCGTTTTTGGCAACCATGACGTGTATGAAGCAAGTGTATGTAGGTAAATTTGAACCTGCCATCGCTCTGCAACTTTTCATTAAGCACCAGCCAACATTTTCGCACTGCGTGCCGACTATTTTACAAATGCTGATTGGCCACCCAGCCACTGCCGAAATGGATTTGTCGTCATGGAAAGTAATTATTGGCGGTTCGGCTTTGCCCAAAGCCTTGGCGAAAGCGGCAGTAGAACGCAAAATTGATATTCTGACAGGTTACGGAATGTCCGAAACTTGCCCCGTGCTTACGATTTCGTACATTAGTCCAACAGAAAAAAATATCGAAGATGTAGATTGGCAAGTGGCCGCACGTGTGCGCACAGGTTTGCCTATTCCACTTGCAGACGTGCGCGTGATTGATGAGTACGGCAAAGAAGTTACGCACGATGATGAGGCCGTAGGAGAAGTGGTTGCGCGTACGCCTTGGCTGACGCAAGGTTATTACGGCGAGCCAGAGCAAAGCGAAAACTTGTGGCATGGCGGTTGGTTGCATACGGGCGACGTGGCTACGATGAACGGTTCTAATTTCTTGAAAATTTCGGATCGCCTCAAAGACGTAATCAAAACGGGAGGCGAATGGGCTTCTTCTATTGATTTAGAAAATATTATTGGTCAGCACCAAGCCGTACAAGAAGTGGCCGTAGTGGGTTTGCCAGATGCGCAATGGGGCGAACGTCCGCACGCAATGATAGTGCTGAAAAAAGGTTTTGCGGCTACCGCCGAAGACATTAAATTTTCGATGCAACAGTTTGTAGCCAACGGACATATAAACAAATGGGCTATTCCTGACAAAGTTATTTTTGTGGAGGTATTGCCCAAAACGTCGGTTGGAAAAATTGATAAAAAAGTCATTCGGGCTATTGTGCAAGAGCACTTGGCCGAAAATGTTTAA
- a CDS encoding ribonuclease H1 domain-containing protein: MAKKKKYYVVLKGRVTGIFDNWDDCKAQVENFTGAQYKSFESWDAAKQASRLGYFPAAATQQAAQQAKIAAADFDRVSIAVDAACSGNPGLMEYRGVDNQTGEQIFHAGPFANGTNNIGEFLALVHGLAYLKQRNSDLPIYSDSRNAIGWLHQRKVKTTLPRNAKTEKIWQLIDRALFWLENNRYSNRILKWETEQWGENPADFGRKK; the protein is encoded by the coding sequence TTGGCAAAGAAGAAGAAATATTATGTAGTGCTAAAAGGCCGCGTTACGGGGATTTTTGACAACTGGGACGACTGCAAGGCACAAGTAGAAAATTTTACGGGAGCGCAATACAAATCTTTTGAGAGTTGGGACGCGGCCAAGCAAGCCTCGCGACTGGGGTATTTTCCTGCCGCAGCCACGCAGCAAGCCGCCCAACAAGCCAAAATCGCGGCGGCAGACTTCGACAGAGTGAGCATTGCCGTAGATGCGGCGTGCAGCGGCAACCCCGGCCTGATGGAATACAGAGGCGTGGACAACCAGACTGGCGAACAGATTTTTCATGCGGGGCCTTTTGCCAACGGCACAAACAACATCGGCGAGTTTCTGGCCTTAGTGCATGGCTTGGCCTACCTCAAACAACGCAACAGCGATTTGCCGATTTATTCGGACTCGCGTAATGCCATCGGCTGGCTGCATCAGCGCAAAGTAAAAACCACTTTGCCGCGCAATGCCAAAACCGAAAAAATTTGGCAACTCATTGACCGCGCCTTGTTTTGGCTCGAAAACAATCGCTATTCGAACCGTATTTTGAAATGGGAAACCGAACAATGGGGCGAAAATCCTGCTGACTTTGGGCGAAAAAAATAA